The following are encoded together in the Pseudomonas sediminis genome:
- a CDS encoding autotransporter assembly complex protein TamA: MSVYGHFQRSLALLLISTGAFAASELDVRITPSNSALKANIEGYVGSLDGRDAHSLRRLRRIAESEADKAAQALGYYQARIRSRIEEGETLRLVLEVEPGERIRLRNVDIRIEGPASEIPAFRVPNASRLKAGSVLNHGRYEDAKRLIQNQASRYGFFDGRFSRQSLEIDPAAGVADIELVFVSGPRYSLGDIAFSGDFPFDEELLLRMVPFDPDTPYDSELIAELYQALQSSGYFESVRVDAIPTQADQLRIPVAVALQVREPRTMGLGLGFSTDVGPRLRANWTRHWRNPQGHSYGIETELSAPRQNVGLWYDIPGDPPLTDKLRLAGGYQYEELASKDSLSRLLTLGPEWHSQRPGGWQRVLSVKWQREEYRLGDDSGLSTLLMPGVSYSLLRSDNRLDPNQGYRVQFDLRGAVEGVLSDANVLHGNVMLKGLTTVFDNHRLLGRVQFGGTETNGFSAVPPSLRFFAGGDQSVRGYDYQSLSPENNRGDKIGGRYLFTASAEYQYSLTDKWRLATFIDQGNSFNSLDIPTLKTGVGFGVRWVSPVGPLRLDLAHALDDDGGVRLHFSMGPEL; this comes from the coding sequence ATGAGCGTATATGGACATTTTCAGCGCAGCCTGGCGCTGCTGCTGATCAGTACGGGGGCCTTCGCAGCGAGCGAACTCGACGTACGAATCACCCCGAGCAATTCGGCTCTCAAGGCTAATATCGAAGGTTATGTCGGCAGCCTGGATGGGCGCGACGCGCATTCGTTGCGGCGCTTGCGTCGTATCGCCGAGAGCGAGGCCGACAAGGCGGCTCAGGCCCTGGGTTATTACCAGGCGCGCATTCGTAGCCGGATCGAAGAGGGGGAAACACTGCGTCTGGTGCTCGAGGTGGAGCCCGGCGAACGCATCCGTCTGCGCAATGTCGACATCCGCATCGAGGGGCCTGCCAGCGAGATACCGGCCTTTCGCGTGCCCAATGCCAGCCGTCTGAAAGCAGGTTCGGTGCTCAATCATGGGCGCTATGAGGACGCCAAGCGGCTGATCCAGAATCAGGCCTCGCGCTATGGTTTCTTCGACGGTCGCTTCTCTCGCCAGAGCCTGGAGATCGATCCGGCCGCCGGGGTGGCCGATATTGAGCTGGTATTCGTCAGTGGGCCGCGCTACAGCCTGGGCGATATCGCTTTCAGCGGTGACTTCCCGTTCGATGAAGAGCTGCTGCTGCGCATGGTGCCGTTCGATCCGGACACACCCTACGACTCCGAACTGATCGCCGAGCTGTATCAGGCGCTGCAGTCCAGCGGCTATTTCGAGTCAGTGCGGGTCGATGCTATCCCGACCCAGGCTGACCAGTTGCGCATCCCCGTGGCAGTGGCGCTGCAGGTACGTGAGCCACGTACCATGGGCCTGGGGCTGGGTTTTTCCACCGACGTCGGGCCGCGTCTGCGCGCCAACTGGACGCGCCACTGGCGCAATCCGCAGGGGCATAGCTACGGCATCGAAACCGAGCTATCCGCACCGCGGCAGAACGTTGGCCTGTGGTACGACATTCCCGGTGATCCGCCACTGACCGACAAGTTGCGCCTGGCCGGCGGTTATCAATATGAAGAGCTGGCCAGCAAGGACAGCCTGAGCCGCCTGCTCACCCTCGGCCCGGAATGGCACAGCCAGCGCCCCGGTGGCTGGCAACGCGTGTTGTCGGTGAAATGGCAGCGCGAGGAATATCGCCTGGGCGACGATTCCGGGTTGAGCACCTTGCTGATGCCCGGCGTCAGCTATTCGCTGTTGCGCAGCGATAACCGGCTCGACCCTAACCAGGGCTACCGGGTGCAGTTCGATTTGCGCGGCGCCGTCGAGGGCGTGCTGTCCGATGCCAACGTGCTGCACGGCAACGTCATGCTCAAGGGCCTGACCACTGTATTCGACAATCACCGTTTGCTCGGCCGCGTGCAGTTCGGCGGTACCGAAACCAATGGGTTCTCCGCTGTGCCGCCGTCGCTGCGCTTCTTCGCCGGTGGCGATCAGAGCGTGCGCGGTTACGACTATCAGAGTCTGTCGCCGGAGAACAACCGAGGCGACAAGATTGGCGGCCGTTACCTGTTCACCGCCAGCGCCGAGTACCAGTACAGCCTCACTGACAAGTGGCGTCTGGCGACCTTCATCGACCAGGGCAACTCCTTCAATTCGCTGGACATCCCCACCTTGAAGACGGGTGTCGGCTTCGGCGTGCGCTGGGTTTCGCCGGTGGGCCCGCTGCGCCTGGACCTTGCCCACGCGCTGGATGATGACGGTGGAGTACGCCTGCATTTCTCCATGGGGCCTGAACTATGA
- a CDS encoding GNAT family N-acetyltransferase codes for MPHNAPAEVRMLDGGYAREVRSLLYHAYRHEPTFAYLFEAERPGFDQRVRATIRELVQQHFAEDQPAIGLLIDDRLIGAALIAPPQRRLDITESWGWRLRMLLSTGFGCTKRYLEYHDAVLASLPPGPYHVLPLLGIHPEFQGQHRGEQLLEALHDWCAHDSGSQGVVLDTGNARYLEFYRRQGYEEIGELAIGPVVEHVFFHPNPQPVVKASA; via the coding sequence ATGCCCCATAACGCTCCAGCAGAAGTGCGCATGCTCGATGGTGGTTACGCCCGTGAGGTACGCTCGCTGCTCTACCATGCCTATCGTCACGAGCCGACCTTCGCTTACCTGTTCGAAGCCGAACGCCCGGGTTTCGATCAGCGCGTGCGCGCGACGATTCGCGAGTTGGTGCAGCAGCACTTCGCTGAAGACCAGCCGGCCATCGGCCTGCTGATCGATGACCGGTTGATCGGCGCAGCGCTGATCGCACCGCCACAGCGTCGCCTGGATATCACCGAGAGCTGGGGTTGGCGTCTGCGCATGCTGCTGAGCACCGGCTTTGGCTGCACCAAGCGCTACCTCGAATACCACGATGCGGTGCTCGCAAGCCTGCCTCCCGGTCCTTATCACGTGCTTCCGCTCCTGGGCATTCACCCGGAGTTCCAGGGCCAGCATCGCGGCGAACAGCTGCTCGAGGCGCTGCACGACTGGTGCGCGCATGACAGCGGCTCGCAAGGGGTGGTGCTGGACACCGGCAATGCGCGCTATCTGGAGTTCTATCGGCGCCAGGGTTACGAAGAAATTGGTGAGCTGGCCATTGGCCCGGTGGTCGAGCACGTGTTCTTTCATCCCAACCCTCAGCCAGTGGTCAAAGCAAGCGCCTGA